From Acropora muricata isolate sample 2 chromosome 14, ASM3666990v1, whole genome shotgun sequence, one genomic window encodes:
- the LOC136899093 gene encoding histone chaperone asf1a-A-like → MAKIQIVNVVVCENPSPFSSNFQFQITFECTEELNEDLEWKIIYVGSAENDSYDQVLDSVWVGPVPVGTHTFLFEAKSPDPSQILDEDVVGVTVVLLTCSYRDKEFVRVGYYVNNEYTEEEMKENPPARPVIEKLQRNILHSKPRVTRFTIDW, encoded by the exons ATGGCTAAGATACAGATCGTGAACGTGGTAGTTTGCGAAAACCCGTCGCcgttttcaagcaattttcaatttcaaatcaCGTTCGAGTGCACAGAGGAATTAAACGAAG ATTTAGAATGGAAAATCATTTACGTTGGATCGGCGGAAAACGATTCGTATGATCAAGTTTTGGACTCTGTTTGGGTCGGACCAGTGCCTGTTGGAACCCACACATTCCTCTTTGAG GCCAAATCGCCCGATCCAAGTCAAATTCTAGATGAGGATGTCGTTGGAGTGACTGTGGTTCTCTTGACTTGCTCCTATAGAGACAAAGAATTTGTCCGAGTAGGTTATTATGTTAACAATGAATACACTGAggaggaaatgaaagaaaacccTCCAGCCAGGCCTGTTATTGAAAAG cTACAGAGAAATATTCTCCATTCAAAGCCAAGAGTAACACGATTTACCATAGACTGGTAG